One region of Polynucleobacter sp. MWH-Aus1W21 genomic DNA includes:
- the murG gene encoding undecaprenyldiphospho-muramoylpentapeptide beta-N-acetylglucosaminyltransferase produces the protein MAGGTGGHIFPGLAVAEYLRICGWSVSWLGNQAGMEYRLVKSCDFPFEAVEFGGLRGKGLKAQLMLPINLMRACFQSWKIMRRVKPNVVLGMGGYITFPGGLVSKLLKRPLVLHESNSVAGSANRALSKIAMRTLTGFPHTMANAEWVGNPIREEFDHMLAPAARYEQRQGPLSILVVGGSLGAAALNENIPAALALIPAESRPKVVHQAGDKHLADLQKRYADVGVDADIRPFIDDMPTAYSQADLVICRSGAMTVSEIAACGIASCLIPFPHAIDDHQTANAQFLSNADAAVLLPQPLLNPQDLALMIQNFNRADLKEMALRAHALAKPHATQRVAEVCADCAGVGI, from the coding sequence ATGGCAGGTGGCACTGGTGGGCATATTTTCCCAGGCCTTGCTGTCGCTGAATACTTGCGGATTTGTGGCTGGAGTGTCTCTTGGTTGGGAAATCAAGCTGGCATGGAGTATCGCCTTGTGAAGTCCTGTGACTTTCCGTTTGAGGCAGTCGAGTTTGGCGGTCTTCGTGGCAAAGGTTTAAAAGCACAGTTGATGCTACCGATTAACCTCATGCGTGCTTGTTTTCAGAGTTGGAAGATTATGCGCCGCGTGAAGCCAAATGTTGTTTTGGGAATGGGTGGCTACATTACCTTCCCTGGTGGTTTGGTAAGTAAACTCTTGAAGCGTCCTTTGGTTTTGCATGAGTCAAATTCAGTGGCTGGTAGTGCTAATCGTGCATTAAGCAAAATTGCTATGCGCACTCTCACTGGATTCCCTCATACGATGGCAAACGCAGAGTGGGTTGGCAATCCGATCCGCGAAGAGTTTGATCATATGCTTGCGCCTGCAGCACGGTATGAACAGCGCCAAGGACCACTTTCCATCTTGGTGGTGGGTGGTAGCTTGGGCGCTGCAGCCTTAAATGAAAATATTCCAGCTGCCTTAGCATTGATTCCAGCTGAGTCACGTCCTAAGGTGGTTCACCAGGCGGGCGATAAGCATTTAGCAGATCTGCAAAAAAGATATGCGGATGTTGGTGTAGATGCAGATATTCGTCCATTTATTGATGACATGCCAACTGCGTATTCACAGGCAGATTTAGTCATTTGCCGCTCGGGTGCTATGACAGTCTCTGAAATAGCTGCTTGTGGCATTGCCTCTTGCTTGATTCCATTTCCTCATGCAATTGATGACCATCAAACTGCGAATGCACAGTTTCTGTCAAATGCAGATGCGGCAGTTTTATTGCCGCAGCCATTGCTGAACCCGCAGGATTTGGCATTGATGATTCAAAACTTCAATCGTGCGGACTTAAAAGAGATGGCATTGCGTGCACATGCTTTAGCAAAGCCGCATGCAACTCAGCGAGTGGCTGAGGTATGCGCAGATTGTGCGGGGGTGGGTATATGA